Proteins co-encoded in one Acaryochloris thomasi RCC1774 genomic window:
- a CDS encoding M23 family metallopeptidase, with translation MPQQPPTDKPSNRVRSTPLLLLWTWISLMSGLSHLSLSALEAQAADLIIPVDSPPAARPAAPKPVIRSAPAPKPVIRSAPAPKPVVRSAPAPKPVVRSAPAPKPVVKPAPIIQSAPVGQQLAPPASSGASTQPQTKPSVIIKSPVPTSQPIAKPNAIPSAPQAKRGNPLIDTSRNYDLGATQAKPYVKPNRVVVSERSSGCQAVVGRSVSSSICGGGTPPARVVRVQPARAVAQQQAAPIKLRQPYIANRFQSRSAAANVQRGLTPASAPTFAAKPYQQGKSYKAKAYKGANPLKWLLSDGKQMIFPLSIPARISSAFGWRVHPLSGQQRFHSGTDIAAPMGTPVVAAYDGNVAIANYLGGYGLSVLLHHNKGEHATRYAHLSEIFVQPGQVVDQGTVIGLVGSTGHSTGPHLHFEAMQRTPQGYALIDTDIQVEVALSVLVEAIQVAQQPGPQSETVESVEKNAFEDRLLQPQLQARAEAWTSPLDYTLTE, from the coding sequence ATGCCTCAGCAGCCCCCCACTGACAAACCCTCCAATAGAGTACGCTCCACTCCCCTCTTACTGTTGTGGACATGGATTAGTCTGATGTCGGGCCTGAGTCATCTGTCCCTCTCTGCGCTGGAGGCTCAGGCGGCAGATCTGATCATTCCGGTGGATTCACCTCCCGCGGCCCGACCCGCAGCCCCCAAACCCGTGATTCGCTCAGCGCCTGCTCCCAAGCCGGTGATTCGTTCTGCACCTGCCCCTAAGCCCGTCGTTCGTTCTGCACCCGCCCCCAAACCCGTCGTTCGCTCGGCCCCTGCACCAAAGCCAGTGGTCAAGCCAGCCCCCATTATTCAATCGGCTCCGGTGGGGCAACAGTTAGCGCCGCCCGCCTCTTCTGGGGCAAGCACTCAACCTCAGACGAAACCTTCCGTGATTATCAAAAGCCCGGTGCCAACGTCGCAGCCCATCGCTAAGCCAAACGCCATCCCGTCGGCTCCGCAGGCAAAGAGGGGCAATCCACTGATTGATACCTCTCGCAACTATGATTTAGGCGCGACCCAAGCCAAGCCCTACGTCAAACCCAACCGGGTTGTGGTGTCAGAACGCTCCAGTGGCTGTCAGGCTGTTGTCGGTCGCTCTGTTTCATCCAGTATTTGTGGTGGTGGCACACCGCCCGCTCGTGTGGTTCGGGTACAGCCCGCCCGCGCAGTTGCCCAGCAGCAGGCTGCGCCTATTAAACTGCGACAGCCCTATATTGCCAACCGTTTCCAGAGCCGTTCTGCAGCTGCCAATGTACAAAGAGGATTAACGCCTGCCAGTGCGCCGACATTTGCGGCTAAGCCTTATCAACAAGGTAAGTCTTATAAGGCTAAGGCTTACAAGGGTGCCAACCCACTAAAGTGGCTGCTGTCGGATGGCAAGCAGATGATCTTTCCACTTTCAATTCCAGCTCGGATTTCGTCGGCGTTTGGCTGGCGGGTGCATCCCCTCAGTGGTCAGCAAAGATTCCACTCGGGAACTGATATCGCAGCACCGATGGGGACGCCGGTGGTCGCGGCCTATGATGGGAATGTTGCGATCGCAAATTACCTCGGCGGCTACGGTCTCTCCGTTCTCCTTCACCACAATAAAGGCGAGCACGCCACGCGCTACGCTCACCTATCTGAGATTTTTGTCCAGCCCGGTCAAGTTGTAGATCAGGGAACTGTCATTGGTCTCGTGGGCAGCACTGGACATTCCACAGGACCACATCTGCACTTTGAGGCCATGCAGAGAACCCCCCAGGGTTATGCTCTGATTGATACAGATATACAGGTCGAGGTCGCCCTCAGCGTTTTAGTAGAAGCGATTCAAGTCGCCCAGCAGCCAGGCCCGCAATCGGAAACAGTCGAGAGCGTTGAGAAAAACGCTTTTGAGGATAGATTACTGCAGCCCCAGCTTCAAGCGAGAGCCGAAGCGTGGACGAGTCCATTAGATTACACGCTCACTGAGTAA
- a CDS encoding ribonuclease J gives MTDQKNQNSLKVIPLGGLHEIGKNTCVFEYEDEIILLDAGLAFPTDGMHGVNIVLPDMTYLRENKHKIKGMIVTHGHEDHIGGIAFHLKQFDIPVIYGPRLAMALLKGKLEEAGVAGKTKLNSVLPRDVVRLGSNFLVEYIRNTHSIADSCTVAIHTPVGVVIHTGDFKVDHTPVDGEFFDFQKLAEYGEKGVLCLIADSTNSEVPGSTPSERSVYPNLERVFQQASGRLLVTTFASSVHRVNMILDIAKKQHRTVSIVGRSMLNVIAHARNLGYIKCPDSLFEPLHVTRDMPDHKVLILTTGSQGEEMAALSRIARKEHRQIRIRKGDTVVFSANPIPGNTIGVVNLIDQLMMQGANVIYGRHQGIHVSGHGAQEDQKLMIALTRPKFFLPVHGEHRMLVKHSQTAQSMEIPADNMVIIDNGDIVELTEESIGIAGKVPSGIELMDRAGLVKAHVLEERQRLAEDGMVTVAASIGLNGQLLTQPDVHLRGVVTNVGTDKWQMWVKETIELALRNRWQQVSDTDVVDAASVDWVNLKSYIERELKGLLRREVQTRATLLFLLQHPQDSAKPVASTRQRKIPAPVAS, from the coding sequence ATGACAGATCAAAAAAATCAAAATAGCCTCAAAGTTATTCCTCTCGGAGGACTCCACGAAATTGGCAAAAATACCTGCGTCTTTGAATATGAAGACGAGATTATCCTTCTTGATGCTGGCTTAGCCTTTCCCACAGATGGCATGCACGGCGTCAATATTGTGCTCCCAGATATGACCTATCTCCGGGAGAACAAGCACAAAATAAAAGGCATGATCGTCACCCACGGCCATGAAGATCACATTGGCGGGATCGCCTTTCACCTCAAGCAGTTTGATATTCCGGTGATCTATGGTCCGCGACTGGCAATGGCGCTGCTCAAAGGGAAGCTAGAAGAAGCCGGCGTCGCTGGCAAAACAAAGCTCAACTCTGTACTCCCGCGCGATGTCGTGCGCCTGGGTTCTAACTTCTTAGTTGAATATATTCGCAATACTCACTCCATTGCCGATAGCTGCACCGTCGCTATCCACACCCCGGTCGGCGTCGTGATTCACACCGGAGATTTCAAGGTTGATCATACGCCCGTAGACGGTGAGTTCTTTGATTTTCAAAAGCTGGCTGAGTATGGCGAGAAAGGCGTTCTTTGTTTAATCGCTGACTCAACTAACTCTGAAGTGCCTGGTTCAACTCCATCAGAGCGTTCTGTCTATCCGAATCTAGAGCGAGTCTTTCAGCAAGCATCAGGACGACTGCTGGTCACCACCTTTGCTTCATCGGTGCATCGCGTCAACATGATTTTAGATATTGCTAAAAAGCAGCATCGAACGGTATCCATCGTGGGCCGCTCAATGCTCAACGTGATTGCCCACGCTCGTAACCTCGGCTACATCAAGTGTCCAGACAGCTTATTTGAGCCGCTACACGTGACGCGAGACATGCCCGATCATAAAGTCTTGATCCTAACAACCGGATCTCAAGGGGAAGAGATGGCCGCGCTGTCGAGAATCGCCCGCAAAGAGCATCGGCAAATTCGTATTCGCAAGGGAGATACTGTTGTCTTCTCAGCCAACCCCATCCCTGGGAACACCATCGGAGTCGTTAATCTAATCGATCAGCTGATGATGCAGGGGGCCAATGTTATCTATGGTCGTCACCAAGGCATTCACGTTTCAGGACATGGTGCTCAAGAAGATCAAAAGCTCATGATTGCCCTGACGCGTCCCAAGTTCTTCTTGCCCGTTCATGGTGAACATCGAATGTTGGTAAAGCATTCCCAGACCGCCCAGAGCATGGAAATTCCTGCAGATAATATGGTTATTATCGACAATGGTGACATTGTTGAGCTGACGGAAGAGTCGATTGGCATTGCTGGGAAAGTTCCTTCTGGTATTGAGCTAATGGACCGTGCCGGGTTGGTGAAAGCCCACGTTCTTGAAGAGCGACAGCGGCTCGCAGAAGACGGTATGGTCACTGTTGCTGCCAGCATTGGCCTCAACGGACAGCTGTTGACCCAGCCGGACGTTCATTTACGGGGCGTCGTCACGAATGTTGGCACGGACAAGTGGCAAATGTGGGTGAAAGAGACGATTGAATTGGCTCTGCGGAATCGATGGCAGCAGGTTTCAGATACTGACGTTGTTGATGCTGCTTCTGTCGATTGGGTCAACCTCAAAAGCTATATCGAGCGGGAACTCAAGGGACTACTGCGCCGCGAGGTCCAAACGAGAGCAACGCTACTCTTTTTGCTACAGCACCCTCAGGATTCAGCCAAGCCCGTCGCTTCAACTCGACAACGTAAGATACCTGCGCCGGTTGCTTCTTAA
- a CDS encoding aspartate-semialdehyde dehydrogenase — MSQSYRVAILGATGAVGTELLQLLEARKFPISELTLLASERSAGEVRSFRGEELTVEAVSPEKFDAVDIVLASAGGSTSKEWAPIAVKAGAVVVDNSSAFRMDPQVPLVVPEVNPDAVEAHGGVIANPNCTTILMSVAVWPLHQKQPIQRIVASTYQSASGAGARAMEEVKQQARAILQGQVPPTEIFPYPLAFNLFPHNSDLNDQGYCAEEMKMVQETGKIFAASDLRISATCVRVPVLRAHSEAINLEFEQPFDADEAREILKSSPGVKLVEDWQANYFPMPMDASGRDEVLVGRIRQDISHPNGLELWLSGDQIRKGAALNAVQIAELLVERNLLKASAPALAL; from the coding sequence TTGTCTCAGTCTTATCGAGTCGCCATTTTGGGGGCGACGGGTGCCGTTGGCACTGAGCTCTTGCAGTTGCTGGAGGCTCGCAAGTTCCCAATTTCAGAATTGACCCTGCTGGCGTCAGAGCGTTCAGCGGGAGAGGTACGGTCCTTTAGGGGTGAAGAGCTAACGGTTGAAGCGGTTAGTCCTGAGAAATTTGATGCTGTTGACATCGTATTGGCCTCGGCGGGAGGCAGTACTTCTAAGGAGTGGGCACCGATTGCCGTCAAGGCGGGTGCTGTTGTCGTTGATAACTCCAGTGCGTTTCGCATGGATCCCCAGGTTCCGCTGGTGGTCCCCGAGGTCAATCCCGATGCTGTGGAAGCTCATGGCGGCGTGATTGCCAATCCCAACTGCACAACGATACTGATGTCTGTGGCGGTTTGGCCTCTGCACCAAAAGCAGCCCATTCAGCGAATCGTTGCTTCCACCTATCAATCAGCGAGTGGTGCAGGTGCTCGGGCAATGGAGGAAGTCAAGCAGCAGGCTCGGGCAATTCTGCAGGGGCAGGTACCCCCCACCGAGATCTTCCCCTACCCCCTGGCGTTTAACCTGTTCCCCCATAATTCCGACCTCAATGATCAGGGCTACTGCGCTGAAGAGATGAAGATGGTCCAGGAGACGGGCAAGATTTTTGCAGCGTCGGATCTGAGGATTTCGGCTACCTGTGTGCGGGTTCCCGTCTTGCGGGCTCATTCAGAAGCAATTAATTTAGAGTTTGAGCAACCCTTTGATGCTGACGAGGCTCGGGAGATTTTGAAATCCTCGCCGGGGGTTAAGCTTGTTGAAGATTGGCAGGCCAACTATTTCCCGATGCCAATGGATGCCAGTGGTCGGGACGAAGTACTCGTAGGTCGTATTCGCCAAGATATCTCCCATCCCAACGGTCTAGAATTGTGGCTCAGTGGCGATCAGATTCGCAAGGGAGCTGCGCTTAATGCGGTGCAAATCGCTGAGCTTCTCGTGGAACGCAACCTCCTTAAGGCTTCGGCTCCTGCCTTAGCTCTGTAG
- a CDS encoding tRNA (cytidine(34)-2'-O)-methyltransferase encodes MVRVVLVHPQIPPNTGAIARTCAATETELHLIEPLGFEISDRYLKRAGLDYWPYVKLTCHSSWEAFVEFSQAQGGRWVGFSKSGKTNYIQHAYEADDWLLFGCETAGLPPEIMEACSDILQIPIKQPKVRSFNLSVSVALGLFEARRQLGEI; translated from the coding sequence ATGGTTCGAGTTGTCTTAGTTCATCCGCAAATCCCCCCCAACACTGGGGCTATAGCCCGCACCTGTGCCGCCACCGAGACCGAGCTACACTTGATTGAACCCCTGGGGTTTGAAATTAGCGATCGCTATCTAAAACGGGCAGGGCTAGACTATTGGCCCTACGTCAAACTAACCTGCCACAGCTCTTGGGAAGCTTTTGTTGAGTTTAGCCAAGCCCAAGGAGGCCGCTGGGTGGGCTTCAGCAAGTCAGGAAAAACAAATTATATACAACATGCATACGAGGCCGATGACTGGCTGCTGTTTGGCTGTGAGACGGCAGGGTTACCGCCAGAAATTATGGAAGCCTGCAGCGATATCTTGCAAATTCCGATCAAGCAGCCTAAAGTACGAAGCTTCAACCTTTCTGTCAGTGTGGCGCTAGGGCTATTTGAGGCACGCCGCCAACTGGGAGAAATCTAG
- a CDS encoding pyridoxal phosphate-dependent aminotransferase has product MQLADRVSQVSASLTLAISAKAKAMKAEGIDVLGFSAGEPDFDTPRHIREAAKLALDQGKTRYGPAAGEPALRDAIASKLNRDNQLSYTPDQIIVTNGGKQSLYNLMQVLINPGDEVIIPAPYWLSYPEMVKLAGGVPVILKTDIQSQFKITPDQLRAAVTPKTRLFIFNSPSNPTGMVYTPDEVRALAAVIVDEDLLVVTDEIYEKILYDGAEHLSIGSIGPEIFERTIVSHGFAKTYAMTGWRIGYLAGPLDLIKGVTKLQSHSTSNVCTFAQYGAISALEGSQDCVAEMLQAFTQRRQVMLELLNAIPGVFCPAPQGAFYLFPDISAFGLGSVEFCETLLESYQVAAVPGLAFDADQCIRLSYATDLASIQKGVERLSAFTAAVGKR; this is encoded by the coding sequence ATGCAACTGGCAGACCGCGTGAGTCAAGTCTCGGCTTCATTGACTTTGGCAATTTCAGCTAAGGCGAAAGCGATGAAGGCTGAGGGCATAGATGTACTGGGTTTCAGTGCGGGTGAACCTGATTTTGATACGCCTAGGCACATTAGAGAAGCGGCGAAGCTGGCGCTTGATCAGGGTAAAACAAGATACGGGCCAGCGGCGGGTGAACCGGCTCTGAGAGATGCGATCGCATCCAAGCTCAACCGCGATAATCAGCTCAGCTATACACCGGACCAGATTATCGTCACCAATGGCGGCAAGCAGTCTTTGTATAACCTCATGCAGGTTCTCATCAATCCTGGTGATGAGGTGATCATTCCAGCTCCCTACTGGCTCAGCTATCCCGAGATGGTAAAGCTGGCGGGCGGGGTACCCGTGATTCTAAAGACAGATATTCAGAGCCAATTCAAAATTACTCCTGACCAGCTGCGCGCTGCCGTCACGCCTAAAACTCGCTTGTTCATCTTTAATTCGCCTTCCAATCCAACCGGAATGGTGTACACGCCTGATGAAGTTCGAGCATTAGCGGCGGTGATTGTAGACGAAGACCTGCTGGTCGTCACTGACGAGATCTACGAAAAGATTCTCTACGATGGCGCGGAACACCTCAGCATTGGCTCTATCGGCCCTGAAATTTTTGAGCGCACCATTGTCAGCCACGGATTCGCTAAAACTTACGCCATGACGGGTTGGCGAATTGGGTATTTGGCCGGTCCTTTAGATCTGATTAAGGGCGTGACTAAGCTGCAAAGTCACAGCACCTCTAACGTCTGTACCTTTGCTCAATATGGTGCGATCTCAGCCCTGGAGGGCTCGCAAGACTGTGTCGCTGAGATGCTGCAGGCTTTTACCCAGCGGCGTCAGGTCATGCTAGAGCTACTCAATGCGATTCCTGGTGTGTTCTGCCCTGCCCCTCAAGGCGCTTTCTATCTCTTTCCTGACATTAGTGCGTTCGGTTTAGGGTCTGTGGAATTTTGCGAGACTCTCCTAGAGTCCTATCAGGTCGCTGCCGTGCCCGGTCTAGCGTTTGATGCAGATCAGTGTATCCGGCTCTCCTACGCCACCGATTTAGCCAGCATCCAAAAGGGAGTGGAGCGTCTCTCAGCCTTCACTGCAGCGGTTGGCAAAAGGTGA
- a CDS encoding DUF2808 domain-containing protein, giving the protein MSARKASIRRFLPVAIAGTLITGVPAVTIAQTNPGFSFIWGGDGPGRKQQLNYVLQYGTPGHRNDRHRYKLGRQSVAMDSITVAFPDYFDGRFSAKNVTLRESAKGSNIFNFKKGKDIPLATVEYDEDNRVLELVPESPVPAGTRSEVVISNMKNPRSGGTYFINARITSPGDVPLSKYIGTWVVSIFRN; this is encoded by the coding sequence ATGTCTGCCAGAAAAGCATCTATCCGCCGTTTTCTTCCTGTTGCCATTGCCGGTACCTTGATTACAGGCGTGCCTGCTGTGACGATTGCTCAGACAAATCCTGGCTTCAGCTTCATTTGGGGAGGTGATGGCCCTGGAAGAAAGCAGCAGCTCAACTATGTTTTACAGTACGGTACACCCGGACATCGCAATGATCGACATCGTTATAAGCTCGGTCGTCAAAGTGTCGCAATGGACAGCATCACAGTTGCATTCCCTGACTACTTTGATGGGCGGTTCAGTGCCAAGAACGTCACCCTGCGTGAAAGTGCTAAGGGCAGCAACATCTTCAACTTCAAGAAGGGTAAAGATATCCCCCTAGCCACGGTTGAATATGATGAGGATAATCGTGTTCTAGAGCTTGTACCGGAGTCTCCTGTACCGGCTGGAACCCGCTCTGAAGTTGTGATCTCTAACATGAAAAATCCGAGGTCTGGCGGAACCTACTTTATCAATGCTCGAATCACCTCCCCCGGAGATGTCCCCTTGAGCAAATATATTGGGACATGGGTTGTTAGTATTTTCCGCAACTAG
- the gatA gene encoding Asp-tRNA(Asn)/Glu-tRNA(Gln) amidotransferase subunit GatA, producing the protein MASIRELHQQLVSKARSATEITTAALETINQLEPQLKSFLTVTTEQAMAQAKQVDAQLAAGEEIGLLAGIPIGIKDNLCTKGIRTTCGSQILNNFLPPYESTVTTKLAAAGAVMVGKTNLDEFAMGSSTENSAYQVTANPWDTARVPGGSSGGSAAAVAADECVVALGSDTGGSIRQPASFCGVVGLKPTYGLVSRYGLVAYASSLDQIGPFGRTVEDAALLLQAIAGYDPQDSTSLDVEIPDYTQALVPDLKGKRVGVIKETFGEGLDKVVAEAVEKAIEQLKELGAEIQEISCPRFRYGLPTYYVIAPSEASANLARYDGVKYGYRAEDAESLMSMYTQTRAQGFGTEVKRRIMIGTYALSSGYYDAYYLKAQKVRTLIKQDFEAAFESVDVLVSPTSPTTSFKAGEKTADPISMYLSDLMTIPVNLAGLPGLSLPCGFDAQGLPIGLQIIGNILREDQVLQTAYAYEQATDWHNQSPKICT; encoded by the coding sequence ATGGCATCCATCCGTGAGCTGCATCAGCAACTCGTGAGCAAAGCACGATCAGCGACAGAGATCACCACAGCAGCTCTGGAAACCATCAATCAACTTGAGCCTCAGCTAAAAAGCTTTCTGACCGTTACGACCGAACAGGCGATGGCTCAAGCGAAGCAGGTCGATGCCCAATTAGCGGCCGGAGAAGAGATTGGTCTTCTAGCAGGCATTCCCATTGGCATTAAAGACAACCTCTGTACCAAGGGCATTCGCACCACCTGCGGTTCGCAGATCCTAAATAACTTTCTGCCACCTTACGAATCCACTGTCACCACCAAACTTGCAGCAGCCGGTGCCGTCATGGTGGGTAAAACCAACCTCGACGAATTCGCAATGGGCAGTTCTACAGAGAATTCAGCCTATCAAGTGACCGCCAATCCTTGGGATACAGCCCGCGTTCCAGGTGGGTCTTCTGGCGGCTCTGCGGCGGCTGTTGCCGCAGACGAATGTGTTGTGGCCTTAGGCTCCGATACCGGTGGTTCGATTCGTCAACCCGCCTCATTCTGTGGCGTTGTAGGCCTCAAACCAACCTATGGGCTGGTATCAAGATATGGACTCGTTGCCTATGCTTCGTCACTGGATCAAATTGGCCCCTTCGGTCGCACCGTAGAAGATGCCGCACTCCTGCTGCAGGCCATTGCCGGATATGATCCGCAGGACTCCACCAGCCTTGATGTTGAAATTCCTGACTACACACAGGCGTTGGTTCCAGATCTCAAGGGTAAGCGAGTTGGCGTGATTAAAGAGACCTTTGGTGAAGGACTCGATAAAGTTGTGGCCGAGGCCGTTGAAAAAGCGATCGAACAGCTCAAAGAACTAGGGGCAGAAATTCAAGAAATTTCTTGCCCCCGATTTCGCTACGGACTACCCACTTACTACGTGATTGCTCCTTCCGAGGCTTCCGCTAATTTGGCCCGCTACGACGGCGTTAAATATGGCTATCGAGCTGAAGATGCTGAGTCTTTAATGTCAATGTATACTCAGACCCGCGCTCAGGGCTTTGGCACAGAGGTTAAGCGGCGAATCATGATTGGTACCTACGCCTTATCCTCCGGCTACTACGATGCCTACTATCTCAAAGCCCAGAAGGTTAGAACGTTAATCAAGCAGGACTTTGAAGCCGCGTTTGAAAGCGTTGATGTCTTGGTTTCTCCAACCTCTCCAACCACCTCCTTCAAGGCGGGAGAAAAGACAGCGGATCCGATCAGCATGTATCTTTCTGACTTGATGACCATTCCGGTCAACCTCGCGGGCTTACCGGGCCTGAGCTTGCCCTGTGGCTTCGATGCTCAAGGGCTACCCATCGGCCTCCAAATCATCGGCAACATTCTGCGAGAAGATCAGGTCTTGCAAACGGCCTACGCCTATGAGCAAGCGACAGATTGGCATAATCAATCACCCAAAATTTGTACTTAA
- the gshA gene encoding glutamate--cysteine ligase, translated as MVLSKGFEVEVYTGTPKGEVVGFSGRIAAELEGFVREPDSRNVEYTTSPAYCYEPIMCDLLRPRARLRQYLSQLGDYTIIPGSTLALGGSDRFYRSDPSNPYHAYIEETYGTSVVTASVHINLGISDPELLIKACRLIRLEAPLWLALTASSPFIDGQATGNHSSRWATFPKTPAQVPIFKHHCHFIDWTRAQLKAGTMQNVRHLWSAVRPNGNRRPYDLNRLELRICDLPSSPISLLAVTALLEARLLQLIANPELDPLVSSKWRKEPETLAEIADANEAKAAHLSLDAELTHWQDGRTISARDWIAEIYEQVWPMAKQEGFSCFLSPVKKILAEGNEAQKWLGLYNQGVSPDAIVKHAIASMLEEENDLKDSLCEPVTV; from the coding sequence GTGGTCCTCTCCAAAGGTTTTGAAGTCGAAGTCTACACAGGTACACCCAAGGGTGAAGTGGTTGGGTTCTCAGGCCGAATCGCTGCTGAGCTAGAGGGCTTTGTGCGCGAACCCGATAGCCGGAACGTTGAGTATACGACTTCCCCGGCCTATTGCTATGAGCCGATCATGTGCGACCTGCTGCGGCCACGGGCGCGGTTGCGTCAGTATCTCAGCCAACTAGGGGACTACACCATCATTCCTGGCAGTACGCTGGCCTTGGGAGGCAGCGACCGCTTCTATCGCTCTGACCCTAGCAATCCTTACCACGCCTACATTGAAGAGACCTACGGCACCTCAGTTGTAACCGCCAGCGTCCATATTAATCTCGGCATCTCTGACCCGGAGCTTTTGATTAAGGCCTGTCGTCTTATTCGCCTAGAAGCACCGCTCTGGCTGGCGCTCACGGCGTCTTCGCCTTTCATTGATGGTCAGGCAACGGGTAATCATTCTTCCCGATGGGCGACATTCCCCAAAACACCGGCTCAGGTGCCGATTTTCAAGCATCACTGCCACTTTATTGACTGGACCCGAGCCCAGCTCAAGGCGGGTACGATGCAGAACGTCCGCCATCTGTGGAGTGCGGTGCGCCCCAATGGTAATCGTCGTCCCTACGATCTCAATCGCCTTGAGCTGAGGATTTGTGATCTCCCCTCAAGTCCTATTAGCTTGCTGGCGGTGACGGCCTTGTTGGAGGCTCGGCTGCTGCAGCTCATTGCGAATCCAGAGTTAGATCCATTGGTGTCGAGTAAATGGCGAAAGGAACCAGAGACGTTGGCCGAAATCGCAGATGCCAACGAAGCGAAAGCCGCACACTTGAGTTTGGATGCTGAGTTGACCCACTGGCAGGATGGCCGCACGATTTCAGCCCGAGACTGGATTGCTGAGATTTATGAGCAGGTGTGGCCAATGGCGAAGCAAGAGGGCTTCAGCTGCTTCTTATCTCCGGTGAAGAAAATTTTGGCAGAGGGGAATGAGGCTCAGAAGTGGTTGGGTTTGTATAACCAGGGCGTGAGCCCCGACGCAATTGTGAAACATGCGATCGCATCCATGCTCGAAGAAGAGAACGACCTCAAAGACAGTCTCTGTGAACCCGTAACGGTTTAG
- a CDS encoding GDSL-type esterase/lipase family protein → MALSQQKKSFLFALGLVLSFLYGIITVEYKIFPYKNLRAVKKTVAPEPALSHAKKSNASNIYLQRKSFFSFHGQPHNIVMVGDSITGRAEWVDLFPSLSIANRGIDGDTAEGILARLDSIYSTKAQKAFIQVGVNDFSLGVPVSEVQANYKEIVMRCKERGMKVYIQSTILAGAKYVEINSNILALNTFLKRLADGSEGVTYIDLNQRLAKDNFLDTQFSPDGIHLNGAGYKVWKDMIHDEMLSHS, encoded by the coding sequence ATGGCACTTAGTCAGCAAAAGAAGTCATTTCTATTCGCCCTTGGTCTAGTCTTGTCATTTCTATATGGAATCATTACGGTTGAATACAAGATATTCCCTTATAAAAATTTGCGAGCCGTTAAGAAAACGGTCGCTCCGGAACCTGCTTTGAGCCACGCTAAAAAATCAAACGCTTCAAATATTTACCTGCAAAGAAAATCTTTCTTCAGTTTTCATGGTCAGCCCCACAACATTGTCATGGTCGGAGACAGCATTACAGGCCGAGCAGAGTGGGTAGATCTGTTCCCGTCTCTGAGTATTGCAAATCGAGGCATAGACGGCGATACAGCCGAGGGGATTCTCGCCAGACTTGACAGTATCTATTCTACGAAAGCTCAGAAAGCTTTTATTCAGGTAGGTGTCAATGATTTTAGTTTAGGTGTACCTGTTTCTGAAGTACAGGCCAACTATAAAGAGATTGTCATGCGCTGCAAAGAGCGCGGCATGAAGGTTTATATCCAGTCCACGATTTTGGCTGGAGCAAAATATGTAGAGATCAACTCCAACATTCTCGCTCTCAATACGTTCCTTAAACGGCTAGCCGATGGCAGTGAGGGTGTAACCTACATTGATCTCAATCAAAGACTTGCCAAAGATAACTTTTTAGATACTCAGTTTTCACCGGATGGCATCCATCTGAACGGAGCTGGCTACAAAGTTTGGAAAGATATGATTCATGACGAAATGCTGAGTCATTCATGA
- the dapA gene encoding 4-hydroxy-tetrahydrodipicolinate synthase, with the protein MTSFGKVLTAMVTPFDSEGKVDFGVAEKLAVHLVEHGSDALVICGTTGESPTLTWDEEYRLFQVVKDAIATKGQVIAGTGSNSTCEAIEATQKAAKLGLDGVLQVVPYYNKPPQEGLYQHFRSIAEATPEMPIMLYNIPGRTGQNLQPETVAKLAQLSNVVAIKEASGNFDQVSQIRRRTPPEFEIYSGDDSLTLPMLAIGCSGVVSVASHLVGEPLQQMVQFFEQGHTKSATNIHLKLLPLFQALFSTTNPIPVKAALRLQGWSVGGTRPPLSDCPKSLQQQLEQVLKEEKLL; encoded by the coding sequence GTGACAAGTTTTGGGAAAGTTTTGACGGCGATGGTCACGCCTTTCGACTCGGAAGGTAAGGTTGACTTCGGGGTGGCAGAAAAATTAGCCGTTCATCTTGTCGAGCACGGCAGCGATGCGCTTGTTATTTGTGGGACCACAGGGGAGTCGCCCACCCTCACCTGGGACGAGGAATATAGGCTGTTTCAGGTGGTCAAAGATGCGATCGCAACTAAAGGTCAGGTGATCGCAGGGACCGGCTCTAACTCAACCTGTGAAGCCATTGAAGCCACTCAAAAAGCTGCTAAGCTAGGGCTGGACGGCGTCTTGCAGGTCGTTCCTTACTACAACAAACCTCCCCAAGAAGGTCTTTACCAACATTTTCGGTCCATCGCTGAGGCTACACCTGAAATGCCCATTATGTTGTACAACATACCTGGGCGTACAGGACAAAACTTACAGCCAGAGACCGTTGCTAAGCTTGCCCAGCTCTCCAACGTTGTGGCAATTAAGGAAGCCAGTGGTAACTTTGACCAAGTCAGTCAAATTCGCCGCAGGACCCCACCCGAATTTGAGATCTACTCTGGAGACGACTCACTCACCTTGCCCATGCTGGCGATTGGCTGTTCTGGCGTCGTGAGTGTAGCCAGCCACCTTGTTGGGGAACCCTTACAACAGATGGTGCAGTTTTTTGAGCAAGGTCACACAAAATCGGCGACTAATATTCACCTCAAGCTCTTGCCTCTCTTTCAGGCTTTGTTCTCTACAACAAACCCAATTCCCGTTAAAGCAGCTCTCCGTCTTCAGGGTTGGTCAGTTGGCGGTACTCGACCGCCCCTCTCAGATTGCCCCAAGTCTCTGCAGCAGCAGCTAGAGCAAGTCTTAAAAGAAGAAAAGCTCCTTTAG